GAACTCACGGGGGATGGCCGTTTCAGCGGTAAGGCTGACCTTTTTATAGCCGCTTTCCCGCAGCTCTCGGATGGACTGAATGCCCACGAGCTTGCCCTCTTTTAAGATCGCCACCCGGTCACACAGCTTCTGCACCTCACTGAGGACATGGGAGGAGAAGAAAATGGTGGTTCCCCGGCTGTTCTCCTCCTTCAGAATATCGTAGAAAGCCTGCTGGATCAACGGGTCTAAGCCGCTGGTGGGTTCGTCCATGATCAGCAGCTTGGGCGAGGTCATGACGGCAGACACGATCCCCACCTTCTTCTTGTTGCCCAGAGACAGGTCTGCGATTTTCCGGGTCAGATCCAGATTGAGGCGCTCGGAGAGCTCATACATTTTCGTTTCGCAATTCATGCCGTACAGGTCTGCGCTGTATTGCAGCAGTTCCCGCACCTTCATGTTTTCATAATAGCTGTTTTCGCTGGGAAGATAGCCCACATCTCTGGCAATGACACTGGCCTTGGTCTGGCAGTCCAGGCCGAAAATAGATGCGCTGCCGCCGCTGGGATGGATCAGGCCCATCAGGGTGCGGATGGTGGTGGATTTTCCCGCACCGTTTGGGCCAATGAAGCCGAAAAACTCGCCCTGGTCAACAGAGAAGCTAAGTCCGTCAATTCCCCGATGTTTCCCATAGTGCTTGGTCAGCTTTTCCAAAACAATGATTGGCTCGCTCATTTCAGATACTCCTCCTTATAAAAATTTTTCCGCAGAATTGCGATGTTCTTCTCAAAATCATCCATGACGGTCTCAAAGTCAAAAGCATTTGCCCCACGGTACCGGGCCGCATATCCCTCGCCCATCAGAAGCAGCATCTGAAATACCGGCCGGGCATCCTCC
The genomic region above belongs to Fibrobacter sp. UWB4 and contains:
- a CDS encoding ABC transporter ATP-binding protein — protein: MSEPIIVLEKLTKHYGKHRGIDGLSFSVDQGEFFGFIGPNGAGKSTTIRTLMGLIHPSGGSASIFGLDCQTKASVIARDVGYLPSENSYYENMKVRELLQYSADLYGMNCETKMYELSERLNLDLTRKIADLSLGNKKKVGIVSAVMTSPKLLIMDEPTSGLDPLIQQAFYDILKEENSRGTTIFFSSHVLSEVQKLCDRVAILKEGKLVGIQSIRELRESGYKKVSLTAETAIPREFWGLPGIANYTESPDKTSVSFVYNGNITAIIDKLHLLHLDDVLLEEPSLEEIFLHYYA